One stretch of Mastomys coucha isolate ucsf_1 unplaced genomic scaffold, UCSF_Mcou_1 pScaffold12, whole genome shotgun sequence DNA includes these proteins:
- the Cldn14 gene encoding claudin-14 isoform X1: MASTAVQLLGFLLSFLGMVGTLITTILPHWRRTAHVGTNILTAVSYLKGLWMECVWHSTGIYQCQIYRSLLALPRDLQAARALMVISCLLSGMACACAVVGMKCTRCAKGTPAKTTFAVLGGALFLLAGLLCMVAVSWTTNDVVQNFYNPLLPSGMKFEIGQALYLGFISSSLSLIGGTLLCLSCQDEAPYRPYQPQSRAAATTTATAPAYRPPAAYKDNRAPSVTSATHSGYRLNDYV, from the coding sequence ATGGCCAGCACAGCGGTCCAGCTCCTAGGCTTCCTGCTTAGCTTCCTGGGCATGGTGGGAACGCTCATCACCACCATCCTGCCGCACTGGCGGAGGACGGCCCATGTGGGCACCAACATCCTGACGGCTGTGTCCTACCTGAAGGGACTATGGATGGAGTGCGTGTGGCACAGCACAGGCATCTACCAGTGTCAGATCTACCGCTCGCTTCTGGCGCTGCCCCGGGACCTGCAGGCGGCCCGGGCGCTCATGGTCATCTCCTGCCTGCTGTCAGGCATGGCCTGCGCCTGCGCAGTAGTGGGCATGAAGTGCACTCGCTGTGCCAAGGGCACACCCGCCAAGACCACCTTCGCAGTGCTGGGAGGTGCGCTCTTCCTGCTGGCCGGCCTGCTGTGCATGGTGGCCGTGTCCTGGACCACGAACGATGTGGTGCAGAATTTTTACAACCCGCTGCTGCCCAGTGGCATGAAGTTTGAGATCGGCCAGGCCCTGTACCTGGGCTTCATCTCCTCGTCCCTGTCTCTCATTGGGGGCACCCTGCTCTGCTTGTCCTGCCAGGACGAGGCTCCCTACAGACCCTACCAGCCCCAGTCCAGGGCTGcggccaccaccactgccactgccCCTGCCTACCGCCCACCAGCAGCCTACAAGGACAACCGTGCCCCCTCTGTGACCTCAGCCACGCACAGTGGGTACAGGCTGAATGACTACGTGTGA